Genomic DNA from Oreochromis aureus strain Israel breed Guangdong linkage group 2, ZZ_aureus, whole genome shotgun sequence:
tggaCCAATAGAATCATGACATGAGGCGGataaggctgaggtatgccagtGACACGAGAATTTGACTCAAAATCAGTGGCGGTAGGttttatggagtgatgaaaCCAAATCTTGAATTTCTGGTTGACATTTTTGTCAGTATGTCCAGAGGAAGTCAAGAGAGCGGTATAACAATGAGTGCCATGTTTTACAGCCATCTGTAGAACACAGTGCAGGCTCTGTCAGTGTTTAAGGCTGAACTTCAGCCTGTGGTTTTGGAAACTTTGTCAAAATGGATGAAATTATGAACCCAGGAAAGTATCATCAGGTTTTGATCCACTGTGCAGTAACATTTGGGAAGCTTCTGATTGGCAGTGCCTTCATCTTTTAATATGACAGTGACCACACTGCcactgcagtaaaagcatacttggatagaaaaacacacagtggaacaccatcagtcatggattggcctccccagagctcaaacttcaacattactgaagcagtgtagGATCATGTAGATAGAGGGCACAACAAAGGGCAGCCAGTATCCAGAGAAGAGCTTTGTAcatccttcaagaagcctggagaactgctCCTGAAGAATACTGAATGACAATGAAAGAAAGGTTGCAGCTAACACAGTTGAAGAATAAAAGTGTCCGTGCCAAatgttgactttcaagctttCAAGAATtctacaaactctgtttttgccttattttatttctatgtATACAATcgctgcacctatttcccattttccctgAAAAAATGCAAAGACATCAGAGGTGCCTTGAGTCTTTTCCACAGTACTAAACAACCCAACCAAAATCAGCCAAACAAGCaaatatatttcattttcatagttgcattttaatgtgaaaatctgacaaataataaaacaatgggTTCCAAAGAtgatttctttttacatttttggaaaGTATTTTTACATAACATATTTTCccaattttaaataataatattttttctattttttatgtttttgtcttttaggATGAGAAAAATCAGCTAATGACAACTAATGTTTGGCTGTGGCAGGTAAGACAAAACGAACACAGGGTTTTTGGGCAGGAGCATGAAAAATAGTACAGGATCATCCAAGAGACCATTTATAAACATTTTCTCATAAATGTTAATCAGTTTATTTTACATGATGCATTAACAAATAACACGTGGTTTGCAGAGTAAAATGAGACTGACTTTTTGAATgtaatgtattttaaaactaaTATATAGACCCCGGATTTGCTTAAATAAGCTGTATGTATGAGCAGTTggtttaaatataatatttagttGTTATTTGAATAGCTGCTGATAGGTGACAGAATTCATAAAGGAGTCTCTTATAGAGGGTATAGAGGTATTGGGCTTTTTAATAAGTTTCATCAAGTTTAATTCCAGCAAATAcgagcaaatcatagtattgttGAGTGTTGTTTATCAGTCTGTTGATGTGGCTTCCTGTGCTTTCCCTTGACCAGGAATGGATTGATTACAAGCTGCGATGGAATCCAGATAAATACGGAGGAATCACCTCCATCAGAGTTCCTTCAGAAAATATCTGGCTCCCAGACATCGTCCTGTATGAGAAGTAAGGTCACTCTGAAATTTCACCAATCCAGTGACTGATGATTACGTCATGTGAAACATGAGTCTGTCTGTATGAAAAACACTAACACAACGTGATGCTATCTATCTtaattgcttttaaaaaaaaaacttcctttgAGTGTAACCAGCATGttgtaatataaatattataaatatttaatcTTACACCTCatctaaaaaactaaaataaaactcaggCAACACTGAGCTGTGCTCAGAAAGGCCACTCTGTTCATTGtacattcacccaatcagccATACATTTACTTGACCACTTATTAGGTTTGAGTCTGGCTTAGTTTCCGTTGGTCAAGAAGCAGGGAACGACATGGACACATTTCATAATGCTTTCAAAGAGTCCATAAATGTTCAATTTTCATGTGATTATCAGTTGAACTACAACATGTGCATAAAAAGGAGATGGATGATTGCAAATAGTAGTATTAATTTAACAGTTTCATATAAATGGACTTATGATGAGAACTGACTTGTGTTTCATATTTCTTCAGTGCTGATGGGCGGTTTGAGGGTTCCCTGATGACCAAAGCTATTGTGAAGTACAACGGGGCCATCACATGGACACCACCTGCCAGTTACAAGTCTGCCTGCACCATGGATgtcacttttttcccttttgatcGCCAGAACTGCTCCATGAAGTTTGGGTCCTGGACCTATGATGGCAGCATGGTGGACTTGGTTCTCATGGACAACCAGGTTGATCGGAAAGACTTCTTTGATAACGGGGAGTGGGAGATACTCAGTGCTACTGGTGCcaaaggaaacagaaaagaTGGCTTGTTATCCTATCCCTTCATCACATACTCCTTCATCCTGAAGAGGCTGCCCTTGTTCTACACGCTGTTCCTAATCATCCCTTGTTTGGGTTTGTCCTTTCTGACCGTCCTGGTCTTTTACCTCCCCTCAGATGAAGGAGAGAAGCTTTCACTCTCTACCTCCGTCCTAGTGTCACTTACTGTGTTCCTGCTGGTCATTGAAGAAATTATTCCCTCCTCCTCCAAAGTCATACCCCTGATCGGAGAGTACCTCCTCTTCATCATGATTTTTGTCACCCTCTCCATCATCGTCACTGTCTTTGTCATCAATGTCCACCATCGCTCCTCAGCCACTTACCACCCAATGTCGCCGTGGGTTCGAAACCTCTTTCTTCAAAAACTGCCCAGATTGCTGTGCATGCGAGGGCACACTGACCGCTACCACTACCCAGAGCTGGCTCCCGAAAGCCCTGAGCTGAAGTCTCGCTCTGCAGGTCGGAGAGGCCAGAAGACAAACAGTGGTTCGCACGGACCGACGACTTCTGATGGGAAGGACGAAGAAGCCTGGGGCGCTATGTTGGAGAAAGCCATCTATTCGGTGCGCTACATCAGCAGACATATCCGTAAAGAGCACTTCATCCGTGAGGTGTGTAAAGTATTTCTCAATAAACATTAAATTCTTTTGACAGATTAATGTTTATATTGCACATACTGTTTCTGTAATCCCATGTCttatttttgccttttcacaGGTGGTACAAGACTGGAAGTTTGTGGCCCAGGTGTTAGACAGAATCTTCCTTTGGGCTTTCCTCACTGTCTCAGTATTAGGCACCATCCTTATCTTCACTCCAGCTCTGCAGATGTTCATGAAAATCCCTCCTCCAACTCCAAGTGAGGAACAAGCTTCGGAGCAGTTACACTGACGAGGCAACTGATCATCTGCcttcaaagaaaacattttttaaacatggtACCACTGAGCAAGAAAAGCCCACTGCAGGCACTTTTTACAGGGTTTTGTTGACTATGTGACTCTTTCTGTTAAACCACTGTGTAAAATATACATGCAAATAAGTCATCAAGTCACTGTGTCTGTTTAGTCAATATCATAACGTTTCATCTGATTATATTGGCATTTTATTCTGGTTTAAGATACATACGACAACCTCAGTAAACAgtagtgtcacctgtgttcatTTTCAGCTCGCAAAttgccaaaataaaaaaaacaacaacaaagaaatgcTTCATAAACTCTACACCAAATGGTATTTAGCTATCAATATACAAGATTAAGGTAAAACCCCATAATTGccttattttttatgtttttaaccaacatcatatttaattttatatttttttcttgaaatacttttttttcaaattcaaaacaAATTTCTACTCTGGGAAttgtaattaaataaaacatctaTGAGGGCATTGTCAAAGCTATTATTTAACAGTAGGCTACTTTTTGTAGTAAACTAcaagaaaaataatttctgcATACAGTCTTTAAAGTACCTTAAACAGAGATCCCACCACCTTGCAAAACGTTTGACTTTTGATTTCACACATTAGGGGAAATAAAGTATTAAAGGAAATATACTTAACTTACTCTTCCctgagtgttttttttcatgtgacaAGGCATGAATAAACctgaaataaaagtaataaacagTAAAAGTTAACGTTAGCAATAAGTCAGATGAACTGACTTATTGCTGAAAATGATGGCCCTGATTTGGCCCTCAGGCTGTATGTTGAGTATCACCACACTGAATCTTAAAAATTGTGCTGTTCTGTTTCAGTAGCATTTACTGATTTGTCATTTGTGTCGTCCTCATCAGATACATTTTTCTCACAGCAGACAAAGAATACATTTAAAGTAACAAAGCGTACTGGATTAATGAAAACAACCCAATaaaagtttgttgtttttattgtttcgaTGTACCTAATTAAACCAATAAAGCTGGTTTAAATACACAAGCCTGTTTAAGATAATGCTGTTTTTAGACTCGCTTAGAATTcagcaaaaaatgtatttgctcATCATGTTGTTTGCAAAATTTAAGTCACTGCAGTGTCACAAATGGTATGACTTATCCCCCCAAACAGGATCATTTTAATGATGTAGTTTTGGCTGAAATCTGAGAAGTAAAATCTGCATCTTGCAGCACCACCTGGTGGTAAATCTCATTTCGTTTGATTCTTCGAATACTGTTGAATACGTTTTAATTAATGGcataaaatcattttatttccaTTAATAGACAATCCCAAAACACTAAAGAAGCAAaatgttcagttcaatttaCTTTGATTTTATTGTATGAAATTCTTGCATCATTTTTCTACAATAATCCAATAAATTTGACACAATTgctgaaaacaacatttttcccCATGCTGATATAGGAAATATTGGTCACGCTTCGTAACCAATGAGGCTTAACTTGAGTAAAAAAGCTGACCAATTAATGAGATTCTAAGACTTTCTGTCCAAATGTTCCATTCCTGTCAGGTAGTGTGTTTGATCGCTAAACCTAGTATAGTTCAGGCAGGCTCTGAATGgagaacattttcaaaaacatccCATATCAAGTAAGTCTTTATATACTTTTCTAACtatatattttgtatatatGCTTTTGTAAATCactttttatgaaatgttttccatttcccagtcttcttttttcttttctacccATTACGACCGGTCAGGCTGTCCAGGTGGGCGCGTGCATTGCGCAGCATCTCCATATACATCCTGTTGTTTTCGctgcaaagtaaaataaaatgataaaacataTATACATGATGAATATTGACTTTAAGTTTGTGTGATCAAAAGTATCATAACTATATTAAAAGGAAGTTACAGTGCTCATTGAAGTTGGGCACGCTGACCATTAAAACAGTAACCATTGTTGTTTCCTTTGCAAACGTGTTTGATTTAAAGTTATGTAAGTAATGTACTCGATAAACATACATATCAAATGATAATGCGTTACCTCGATAAAGTTGGAAGAATATGACAATGAAACATTCAAATGTAATTTAATAGCGACAAACAGTTACGTCACTCACGTGGCCACAGAGCGGTCAAACATCAGGTTGCTCATGTCCATGTAATACTGCGCATCTGTTCGAATGGCTGTCCAGTACTCATTAGCCTAATGAACAAACAATTACGATTCTTAAAGTGACTCACTCTATATGCTTAGAACATTTCACTAACATTTACCTGCTCCTGAACGGTGTAACCCCACTGGTTCTGAGAGTAGTTTGGATCCCAATATCCTGCCTGTCTCTTCAGCCTGATGAATCGCTtagcctcctcctccttcaggAAAGGGGCAGCAAAAACCCTTAAAAACATTAACATTGATGGATATAATAATACTTGTGGGCGCATATATTAAATACAAAATCCTAACAAAATTTACACAAATAGGCATCATGGGCGAATCCTGGATGTTAAATAAGTCTAGTAGATCTGTTTCTTCACAATGGatgttaaaattttaaaactatAATTTTCAAAACTATGTTTCATGActttaaatctacaacaccAGCACATTTACTTGCAGtaacaacagaggagaaagcTTACCACTCAAAACAGCCAAGAGGATCAAAAACTTCATGTCTGTGAAATTatgagtaaagaaaatgttttagaagaaagagagaaatatGTAGACATCTAACTGCTTGAGCTGTCAGGCGTAAATACTGTAAAGTTTCATTAAAACGTGACAGAAAGGGAGATTTACCTGCAAAGGTGTCATTCGTCTGAATGTGTGAGTGTTTCGGTTTCAGCACAAAATCCATCATGAAAAGTGAACAACACTTTCCTTCAtagattttttctttaatacCAGAAACCAGAAGGGAATGAAAGAACTCAAGCATCAGGCCAGGCCAGTCACTCTGAgtcaacatttacatttatctgTTGCCAGCAGACCAAACAGCAGGCCTCCCCCCACAGAAGCCAGGCTGTGAGATTCAGCATAGAGATGTTACTGGCTGTATTTTTAGGTCAAGACAGTCACTAAAAGGTTTATTCTGTAAGAcgtgttttgtttaaataaattaaaattattgAAGAAAAGATGCTTACAAATGCTTTTTTCTAGACACAACTATTCTTTGCTTTTTGGCTGCATTTTaaaacccttaaaaaaaaagttatgttGAACTTTAAAGGCATTATTGCATcaactttttccacaaaagaTTCTCCACTCATGTTACTTTGAACTCTTATTGCATTATATTGCAATAGATATCCTTTTCTGTTTCAAATGGTATTACTAAATTCCTCATGTTTTATGTTATATAAATAACCATATATTATTGAACGCATGACCTATTTTTATAATTTGGAAGTAAAGCTTGTGTGTGTACGTCTACATTTCTACCACTAGGTGTAGTCCTATCCACACTGACTTTTGGTTAGAGCGTTCACTCCCTGTGTACCATTTACTCATTGTGTGACACAAATGGCAGAACAATTACCATTTTTCCAAAATAAATTTTGTAATCTGTGTCGGCATATTAAGAAAATACGTTTAAAAAAATGGAccgtgaaaaaaaaacacctaaagaataaaacaaaacaaacgtaAATGTGGCCAGATGTTGGTGCAGTAAACTATTAACATAAAATCAGGagtaaaactgacaaaaagaagCACATTAAAAACTCCAGCTTATGTGATGGATTTAATGAAAGGGAAATATTAACACATAAAGCAGCCTTTTCTGAGGGAAGGTAATTTAAAGCTTGCTTTTGAATCAGCTCAgacttccaaaaaaaaaaaaaaaaaaatcaaagcaggTCCCAGGAGgattaattttcatttttacttgttGAGGTGCTGCATTAGGTCTCATCCTTTTAAGTATGAGGAGGAGCCTACCAGTGAATTTCTTTGTGTGATGTAATATTTAGGCCTACAATCTCGCTCAAACACTGATGTAGCCACATGAAAATGACTATATAAAAGCTGAATTGAGGGTGACGGTTAATTCAAAGTGATAATACCGAGAATAATTTAAACTATTTATGAACATAAGACTTTCTAATGATTGGTTCATACACATGTGACAGTATTTTTGTGCATAATTGTATaatttttgagttgtttttctttaactgtGTAACATTTTCACTCGCCCCCACACAACGCACAAAACCTTTTAGCTCTTTTTGTTTGGGTTCGTCTGACACGCTCTGTCTGTCCCTTACCCTTGACTCACTGCTGACCTTTTTCTACAGTAAACTACTAAGTGTGTATGAGAGGTCTGACCTTTCTGTCACGTCCCATAATAAACTGTCACCACCTGAACATTTTAACAGAGACAAATGGCAAGCTGGCAGCTAGCGAGACAGAAAAGGACGAGCTGTGTTGAGCGGACCAAGATGATCTTCATCATGTGGGCTAGATATTCACACGTACCTCAAACCAGCAAATATTAGAGTGCAGAAAAGATGCATATGaactgctgttttcttttttttttgttgaaaacaTTTCAGATGTGCACACATTTCTGAAAAGATTATAAATGACACAATGCAGATTCACGAATGCGTGCACACCTCCCACATCAAAGGTAGTGATTTAGATACAAACTAAAGCTCATCTGACCTCATTCTatcacgcacatgcacacatatgcGCCCTGCTGGGACTATGGggaatatttcaaatatttaagTTAGAAACAGGGCAAAGGACAAGATGGAtgttgaacaaaatatgttACGATACTGAAAATTTCATGCATACTTTCTCATCATTGAGAGAATATTGAGATAGTAACGTCATAACATTAAGtaattaaacagaacagtttccATTTATAAAAAAATTGATAATTAACAGCTCCCTACAGTCTTCACACTCATTTCTGTGGTTATCGTTTTCTTTTGTTCACCTCCTGGACTGGAGACATTTTAAACCTCAGCACTGAAGCTCACAATCAACTCAAAAaggtgaaatataaataaataagaattgCACTGTGACATCTTTCATGTTCATTCATATTACATTTGCCAAACAAAAGTGTTGGGATTACACCTGTACACGTCCTTAGGGTGGAAAATCTGAATGGTCTGTCTGAAAAAGGACTGTGGTATTTGGGTGAAAGAGTCCAGAGTATCATCAGCTGCCAGTTTGCTGGAGGATTGATTTTAAGAACTTTGAGCAtagagatgttttttttaaaaaaatgtgtgtgtagtTTGTGCAGTTGTAATGTGCACTGTGCATTGTTAAGTGGGGCAAACAGCTATACAGAGTGTAGGAGGAGGCaaaacagtggaaagaaaaacataaagtaaaaagaaaatactccTGGTGCAACAGAGCCACAGAATCACTTtatagacacaaacacacacagagacagtaCTGCATGCATAATTATGTACTTAATATTTACACTCAACAAACACTTTGTTAGATGCACCTTAGTAATGTTTTGGAccctttttgccttcagaaatGCCTAAATTCTTTGTTGTACAAGTTTCTGCAAATACtccag
This window encodes:
- the LOC116318386 gene encoding neuronal acetylcholine receptor subunit non-alpha-2-like, whose protein sequence is MKLEVLLLLLLGFCKLSPAKIAAPNEFVSLAEMEDALLKNLFQGYQRWVRPIQRANDTVKVRFGLKISQLVDVDEKNQLMTTNVWLWQEWIDYKLRWNPDKYGGITSIRVPSENIWLPDIVLYENADGRFEGSLMTKAIVKYNGAITWTPPASYKSACTMDVTFFPFDRQNCSMKFGSWTYDGSMVDLVLMDNQVDRKDFFDNGEWEILSATGAKGNRKDGLLSYPFITYSFILKRLPLFYTLFLIIPCLGLSFLTVLVFYLPSDEGEKLSLSTSVLVSLTVFLLVIEEIIPSSSKVIPLIGEYLLFIMIFVTLSIIVTVFVINVHHRSSATYHPMSPWVRNLFLQKLPRLLCMRGHTDRYHYPELAPESPELKSRSAGRRGQKTNSGSHGPTTSDGKDEEAWGAMLEKAIYSVRYISRHIRKEHFIREVVQDWKFVAQVLDRIFLWAFLTVSVLGTILIFTPALQMFMKIPPPTPSEEQASEQLH
- the LOC120432828 gene encoding uncharacterized protein C3orf85-like, coding for MRHEVFDPLGCFEWVFAAPFLKEEEAKRFIRLKRQAGYWDPNYSQNQWGYTVQEQANEYWTAIRTDAQYYMDMSNLMFDRSVATENNRMYMEMLRNARAHLDSLTGRNG